In the Burkholderiales bacterium genome, GGCCGATGGCCTGCAGTGGGTACTCGAGGACGATGCCCGGCGCGCGCGGCTGGCCGAGCGGGCGCGCGCCAAGGTCCTCGAGGAGTTCGAAATGTCGAGGGTCGCCCGCCGGTATCTCGCGCTGTATCAGGAGATACTGGCTGTCGGCCCGGGGACCTCGGCGCAGGCGTGACAATGTGCTCACTGGATCCCACGGGCACCGGCTCGCCTGGTCACGCCGGATGAAGCTCTCGGTCGTGACCGTCTGCCGGAATGCACGCGACACGATCGCCGCCGCGGTCGAGTCGATCCACCGGCAGACCTATCCGGACGTGGAGCACATCGTGGTGGACGGCGCCTCCACCGACGGGACGCTGGAGGCGCTCGATCGCTACCGGAGTGGCATCGCACGGCTCATCTCCGAGCCGGACCACGGCCTCTATTTCGCGATGAACAAAGGCATCGCCGCCGCCACCGGAGACTATCTCGGATTCCTCAACTCCGACGATATCTACCAGGACGAACGCGTGCTCGAGCGCATCGCCGGCGCCTTGCGCTCCGGCGCCTGGGACAGCGCGCACGGAGATCTCGTCTATGTCGGCGCGAACGACCCGGACCGGATCGTCCGCTTCTGGAAGTCGAAGCCCTACGTTCCTGGAATGTTCGAGGCGGGCTGGCATCCGGCGCATCCGACTCTGTTCGTGCGCACCGCGATTCTGAAGGAGCTGGGCGGATTCGATACGACTTACCGCTTCCACGCG is a window encoding:
- a CDS encoding glycosyltransferase family 2 protein, with product MKLSVVTVCRNARDTIAAAVESIHRQTYPDVEHIVVDGASTDGTLEALDRYRSGIARLISEPDHGLYFAMNKGIAAATGDYLGFLNSDDIYQDERVLERIAGALRSGAWDSAHGDLVYVGANDPDRIVRFWKSKPYVPGMFEAGWHPAHPTLFVRTAILKELGGFDTTYRFHADFHLMVRLFIERRISSVYVPEILVRMRVGGHTNRSLLNVARGNLESYRIARAYGVAGSPWWVVRKLAFRVGQFFRHPPGA